From the genome of Streptomyces sp. NBC_01260, one region includes:
- a CDS encoding acyl-CoA mutase large subunit family protein: MDADAIEEGRQRWQARYDKARKRDADFTTLSGDQVEPAYGPRPGDAYEGFERIGWPGEYPFTRGLHPTGYRGRTWTIRQFAGFGNAEQTNERYKMILAAGGGGLSVAFDMPTLMGRDSDDPRALGEVGHCGVAIDSAADMEVLFKDIPLGDVTTSMTISGPAVPVFCMYLVAAERQGVDPAVLNGTLQTDIFKEYIAQKEWLFQPEPHLRLIGDLMEHCARDIPAYKPLSVSGYHIREAGATAAQELAYTLADGFGYVELGLSRGMDVDTFAPGLSFFFDAHLDFFEEIAKFRAARRIWARWMKETYGAKTDKAQWLRFHTQTAGVSLTAQQPYNNVVRTAVEALSAVLGGTNSLHTNALDETLALPSEQAAEIALRTQQVLMEETGVANVADPLGGSWYVEQLTDRIEADAEKIFEQIRERGTRAHPDGQHPIGPMTSGILRGIEDGWFTGEIAESAFRYQQSLEKGDKRVVGVNVHHGSVTGDLEILRVSHEVERDQVSELAGRKGGRDDARVGAALDAMLAAARDGSNMIAPMLDAVRAEATLGEICGVLREEWGTYTEPPGF; encoded by the coding sequence ATGGACGCTGACGCGATCGAGGAAGGCCGCCAACGCTGGCAGGCCCGTTACGACAAGGCCCGCAAGCGTGACGCGGACTTCACCACGCTCTCCGGGGACCAGGTCGAGCCCGCGTACGGCCCCCGGCCCGGGGACGCGTACGAGGGGTTCGAGCGGATCGGCTGGCCCGGTGAGTACCCGTTCACCCGCGGGCTCCACCCGACCGGCTACCGCGGCCGCACCTGGACGATCCGCCAGTTCGCCGGCTTCGGCAACGCCGAGCAGACCAACGAGCGCTACAAGATGATCCTGGCCGCGGGCGGCGGCGGGCTGAGCGTCGCCTTCGACATGCCGACGCTGATGGGGCGCGACTCGGACGACCCCCGCGCGCTCGGCGAGGTCGGCCACTGCGGTGTGGCCATCGACTCCGCCGCCGACATGGAGGTCCTCTTCAAGGACATCCCGCTCGGTGACGTCACGACGTCGATGACGATCAGCGGCCCGGCCGTGCCCGTCTTCTGCATGTACCTGGTCGCCGCCGAGCGCCAGGGCGTCGACCCGGCCGTGCTCAACGGCACGCTCCAGACGGACATCTTCAAGGAGTACATCGCGCAGAAGGAGTGGCTCTTCCAGCCCGAGCCCCATCTGCGCCTCATCGGCGACCTGATGGAGCACTGCGCCCGCGACATCCCCGCCTACAAGCCGCTCTCCGTCTCCGGCTACCACATCCGCGAGGCCGGAGCCACGGCCGCGCAGGAGCTGGCGTACACCCTCGCCGACGGCTTCGGCTACGTGGAGCTCGGTCTCTCCCGCGGGATGGACGTCGACACCTTCGCACCCGGCCTCTCCTTCTTCTTCGACGCGCACCTGGACTTCTTCGAGGAGATCGCCAAGTTCCGCGCGGCCCGCCGGATCTGGGCCCGCTGGATGAAGGAGACGTACGGCGCGAAGACCGACAAGGCGCAGTGGCTCCGCTTCCACACCCAGACCGCCGGGGTCTCGCTCACCGCCCAGCAGCCGTACAACAACGTCGTACGGACCGCGGTCGAGGCGCTCTCCGCCGTCCTCGGCGGCACCAACTCCCTGCACACCAACGCCCTCGACGAGACCCTCGCGCTCCCCTCCGAGCAGGCCGCAGAGATCGCCCTGCGCACCCAGCAGGTGCTGATGGAGGAGACCGGCGTCGCCAACGTGGCCGACCCGCTGGGCGGTTCCTGGTACGTGGAGCAGCTCACCGACCGGATCGAGGCGGACGCCGAGAAGATCTTCGAGCAGATCAGGGAGCGCGGCACCCGGGCCCACCCGGACGGGCAGCACCCGATCGGGCCGATGACCTCCGGCATCCTGCGCGGCATCGAGGACGGCTGGTTCACCGGCGAGATCGCCGAATCCGCCTTCCGCTACCAGCAGTCGCTGGAGAAGGGCGACAAGCGGGTCGTCGGCGTCAACGTCCATCACGGTTCGGTGACCGGGGACCTGGAGATCCTGCGGGTCAGCCACGAGGTCGAGCGCGACCAGGTCAGCGAGCTCGCCGGCCGCAAGGGCGGCCGCGACGACGCCCGGGTGGGTGCCGCGCTGGACGCGATGCTGGCCGCCGCCCGCGACGGCTCCAACATGATCGCCCCGATGCTCGACGCCGTACGGGCCGAGGCGACCCTCGGTGAGATCTGCGGGGTGCTGCGAGAGGAATGGGGCACCTACACGGAGCCGCCCGGCTTCTGA
- a CDS encoding DUF3817 domain-containing protein produces MKRSVLTRYRVMAYVTAVMLLVLCTCMIFKYGFDTGEGLTLVVSQLHGVLYIIYLVFAFDLGSKAKWPMGKLLWVLIAGTIPTAAFFVERKVVREVEPLLADAAPVPAKA; encoded by the coding sequence ATGAAACGCAGCGTGCTGACCCGGTACCGGGTGATGGCCTACGTCACCGCCGTCATGTTGCTGGTGCTCTGCACCTGCATGATCTTCAAGTACGGCTTCGACACCGGTGAGGGCCTGACGCTCGTCGTCTCGCAGCTCCACGGCGTGCTCTACATCATCTACCTGGTCTTCGCCTTCGACCTCGGCTCCAAGGCGAAGTGGCCGATGGGCAAGCTGCTCTGGGTGCTGATCGCCGGCACGATCCCGACGGCCGCGTTCTTCGTCGAGCGCAAGGTCGTCCGTGAGGTCGAGCCGCTGCTCGCGGACGCCGCCCCGGTCCCCGCGAAGGCCTGA
- a CDS encoding MarR family winged helix-turn-helix transcriptional regulator encodes MPKPLSLPFDPIARADELWQQRWGPVPSMGAITSIMRAQQILLAEVDAVVKPYGLTFARYEALVLLTFSKAGELPMSKIGERLMVHPTSVTNTVDRLVRSGLVDKRPNPNDGRGTLASITDKGREVVEAATEDLVAMEFGLGAYDAEECGEIFALLRPLRIAAQDFEEI; translated from the coding sequence GTGCCGAAGCCGCTCAGTCTCCCCTTCGATCCCATCGCCCGCGCCGACGAACTCTGGCAGCAGCGCTGGGGTCCGGTCCCCTCCATGGGGGCGATCACCTCGATCATGCGTGCGCAGCAGATCCTGCTCGCGGAGGTCGACGCGGTGGTCAAACCGTACGGGCTGACCTTCGCACGGTACGAGGCGCTGGTCCTGCTCACCTTCTCCAAGGCCGGTGAGCTGCCGATGTCCAAGATCGGCGAGCGGCTGATGGTCCACCCCACGTCCGTCACGAACACCGTGGACCGGCTGGTGCGCTCCGGACTGGTCGACAAGCGCCCCAACCCGAACGACGGCCGCGGCACGCTCGCCTCCATCACGGACAAGGGCCGCGAGGTCGTCGAGGCCGCCACCGAGGACCTGGTCGCGATGGAGTTCGGGCTCGGGGCCTACGACGCCGAGGAGTGCGGCGAGATCTTCGCCCTGCTGCGGCCGCTGCGGATCGCGGCCCAGGACTTCGAGGAGATCTGA